In the genome of Streptomyces globosus, one region contains:
- a CDS encoding cellulose-binding protein codes for MSDTSSPFGFELVRRGYDRGQVDDRIAKLVSDRDSALGRISALEKRIEELHLETQNAQAQVSDAEPSYAGLGARVEKILRLAEEEAKDLREEARRAAEQHRELAESAAQQVRNDAESFAADRKSKAEDEGVRIVEKAKGDAATLRAEAQKDAASKREEADALFEETRAKAAQAAADFETNLAKRREQSERDLASRQAKAEKRLAEIEHRAEQLRLEAEKLRTDAERRARQTVETAQRQAEDIVADANAKADRIRSESERELAALTNRRDSINAQLTNVREMLATLTGAAVAAAGSPIDDEPVSRGVPAQQTR; via the coding sequence ATGAGCGACACTTCCTCCCCCTTCGGCTTCGAGCTCGTGCGGCGTGGTTACGACCGCGGTCAGGTGGACGACCGCATTGCCAAGCTGGTCTCCGACCGCGACAGCGCCCTCGGCCGTATCAGTGCCCTGGAAAAGCGGATCGAGGAGCTGCATCTCGAAACGCAGAACGCCCAGGCCCAGGTGAGCGACGCGGAGCCGTCGTACGCGGGCCTCGGCGCGCGGGTCGAGAAGATCCTGCGGCTCGCCGAGGAGGAGGCCAAGGACCTGCGTGAGGAGGCCCGCCGGGCGGCCGAGCAGCACCGCGAGCTGGCCGAGTCGGCGGCCCAGCAGGTGCGCAACGACGCCGAGTCGTTCGCCGCGGACCGCAAGTCGAAGGCGGAGGACGAGGGCGTCCGCATCGTCGAGAAGGCCAAGGGCGACGCGGCCACCCTGCGCGCCGAGGCCCAGAAGGACGCGGCCTCCAAGCGCGAGGAGGCCGACGCGCTGTTCGAGGAGACCCGCGCCAAGGCCGCCCAGGCCGCGGCCGACTTCGAGACCAACCTGGCCAAGCGCCGCGAGCAGTCCGAGCGCGACCTGGCCTCCCGCCAGGCGAAGGCCGAGAAGCGGCTGGCGGAGATCGAGCACCGCGCCGAGCAGCTGCGCCTGGAAGCCGAGAAGCTGCGTACGGACGCCGAGCGCCGGGCGCGCCAGACGGTGGAGACCGCGCAGCGCCAGGCCGAGGACATCGTGGCCGACGCCAACGCGAAGGCGGACCGCATCCGCAGCGAGTCGGAGCGCGAGCTGGCGGCGCTGACCAACCGCCGCGACTCGATCAACGCCCAGCTGACCAACGTCCGCGAGATGCTGGCGACTCTGACCGGTGCCGCGGTGGCGGCCGCCGGCTCCCCGATCGACGACGAGCCGGTCTCCCGCGGGGTCCCCGCGCAGCAGACCCGCTAG
- the meaB gene encoding methylmalonyl Co-A mutase-associated GTPase MeaB, which translates to MTVDVPQLVAQAREGRPRAVARLISLVEGASPQLREVMAALAPLTGGAYVVGLTGSPGVGKSTSTSALVTAYRRAGKRVGVLAVDPSSPFSGGALLGDRVRMSDHASDPGVYIRSMATRGHLGGLAWAAPQAIRVLDAAGCDVILVETVGVGQSEVEIASQADTSVVLLAPGMGDGIQAAKAGILEIGDVYVVNKADRDGADATARELNHMLGLGEARAAGDWRPPIVKTVAARGQGVDELVEALEKHRAWMDEHGVLQQRRAARAAREVETIAVTALRARMADVHGDAHLGGLAARVARGELDPYAAADALLATLTEG; encoded by the coding sequence ATGACGGTGGACGTCCCCCAGCTGGTGGCCCAGGCGCGGGAGGGCCGGCCGAGAGCGGTGGCCCGGCTGATCTCGCTGGTCGAGGGGGCGTCCCCGCAGCTGCGCGAGGTCATGGCCGCCCTGGCCCCGCTCACGGGCGGGGCGTACGTGGTGGGCCTGACCGGCTCGCCGGGCGTCGGCAAGTCCACGTCCACCTCGGCGCTGGTCACGGCGTACCGGAGGGCGGGGAAGCGGGTCGGCGTCCTGGCCGTCGACCCGTCCTCGCCGTTCTCCGGCGGCGCGCTCCTGGGCGACCGGGTGCGCATGTCGGACCACGCCTCGGACCCCGGCGTGTACATCCGCTCCATGGCCACCCGCGGCCACCTGGGCGGGCTGGCGTGGGCCGCGCCGCAGGCGATCCGGGTGCTGGACGCCGCCGGATGCGACGTGATCCTGGTCGAGACGGTCGGCGTCGGCCAGTCGGAGGTGGAGATCGCCTCGCAGGCCGACACGTCGGTGGTGCTGCTGGCGCCCGGCATGGGCGACGGCATCCAGGCAGCGAAGGCGGGCATCCTGGAGATCGGCGACGTGTACGTGGTCAACAAGGCCGACCGCGACGGCGCGGACGCCACGGCCCGCGAACTGAACCACATGCTGGGCCTCGGCGAGGCCAGGGCGGCGGGCGACTGGCGGCCGCCGATCGTCAAGACGGTCGCGGCCCGCGGCCAGGGCGTCGACGAGCTGGTCGAGGCCCTGGAGAAGCACCGGGCCTGGATGGACGAGCACGGGGTGCTCCAGCAGCGCCGCGCGGCCCGTGCGGCGCGCGAGGTGGAGACCATCGCCGTGACCGCGCTGCGGGCCCGCATGGCGGACGTGCACGGGGACGCCCACCTCGGCGGCCTGGCCGCCCGGGTGGCCCGGGGTGAACTCGACCCGTACGCCGCCGCGGACGCCCTGCTCGCCACGCTCACGGAGGGCTGA
- a CDS encoding 50S ribosomal protein bL37, protein MAKRGNKKRARKKKKANHGKRPNA, encoded by the coding sequence ATGGCGAAGAGAGGCAACAAGAAGCGAGCACGCAAGAAGAAGAAGGCCAACCACGGCAAGCGCCCCAACGCCTGA
- a CDS encoding acetyl-CoA C-acetyltransferase has translation MSGTNNTTSVIVAGARTPMGRLLGSLKSFSGADLGAVAIKSALERAGISGDQVQYVIMGQVLQAGAGQIPARQAAVKAGIPMNVPALTINKVCLSGLDAIALADQLIRAGEFDIVVAGGQESMTNAPHLLPGSREGFKYGAIGMLDAMAHDGLTDAFEGIAMGESTEKHNARLGIERGPQDEFAAASHQRAAAARKNGVFDAEITPVEIPQRKGEPVLFAEDEGIRPETTVESLGRLRPAFAKDGTITAGTSSQISDGAAAVVVMSRAKAEELGLEWLAEIGAHGNVAGPDNSLQSQPSNAIRHALQKEGLEVSDLDLIEINEAFAAVAVQSMKDLGVTPEKVNVNGGAIALGHPIGMSGARVVLHLALELKRRGGGVGAAALCGGGGQGDALIVRVPEAR, from the coding sequence ATGTCCGGAACGAACAACACCACGTCCGTGATCGTCGCCGGGGCCCGCACGCCCATGGGGCGGCTGCTCGGCTCGCTGAAGTCCTTCTCGGGTGCCGACCTCGGCGCCGTCGCCATCAAGTCCGCCCTGGAGCGGGCCGGCATCTCCGGCGACCAGGTGCAGTACGTGATCATGGGCCAGGTCCTCCAGGCGGGCGCGGGCCAGATCCCCGCCCGCCAGGCCGCCGTCAAGGCCGGCATCCCGATGAACGTCCCCGCGCTGACGATCAACAAGGTGTGCCTCTCCGGCCTCGACGCCATCGCCCTGGCCGACCAGCTGATCCGCGCCGGCGAGTTCGACATCGTCGTCGCCGGCGGCCAGGAGTCCATGACCAACGCCCCGCACCTGCTGCCCGGCTCCCGCGAGGGCTTCAAGTACGGCGCGATCGGCATGCTCGACGCGATGGCCCACGACGGCCTCACCGACGCCTTCGAGGGCATCGCCATGGGCGAGTCCACGGAGAAGCACAACGCGCGCCTCGGCATCGAGCGCGGCCCGCAGGACGAGTTCGCCGCGGCCTCCCACCAGCGCGCCGCGGCCGCCCGCAAGAACGGCGTCTTCGACGCCGAGATCACCCCGGTCGAGATCCCGCAGCGCAAGGGCGAGCCCGTCCTCTTCGCCGAGGACGAGGGCATCCGCCCCGAGACCACGGTGGAGTCGCTCGGGAGGCTGCGCCCGGCGTTCGCCAAGGACGGCACGATCACCGCGGGCACCTCCTCGCAGATCAGCGACGGCGCCGCCGCCGTCGTCGTGATGAGCAGGGCGAAGGCCGAGGAGCTCGGCCTGGAGTGGCTGGCCGAGATCGGTGCCCACGGCAACGTGGCCGGCCCGGACAACTCGCTCCAGTCGCAGCCGTCGAACGCGATCCGGCACGCGCTGCAGAAGGAGGGGCTGGAGGTCTCCGACCTGGACCTCATCGAGATCAACGAGGCCTTCGCGGCGGTCGCCGTGCAGTCAATGAAGGACCTGGGCGTGACCCCGGAAAAGGTGAACGTCAACGGCGGCGCGATCGCCCTGGGCCACCCGATCGGCATGTCCGGCGCCCGCGTGGTCCTGCACCTGGCGCTGGAGCTGAAGCGCCGGGGCGGCGGCGTCGGCGCGGCCGCCCTGTGCGGCGGCGGCGGCCAGGGCGACGCCCTGATCGTCCGGGTCCCCGAGGCCCGGTAA
- the scy gene encoding polarized growth protein Scy, protein MRGYESQESLQAEADHLSLFEAEMERLKKERGKAVQHAEDLGYQVEVLRAKLHEVRRALASRPAYDGQDIGYQAERLLRDAQVQADQMRSDAERELRDARAQTQRILQEHAEHQARLQAELHAEAVNRRQRLDQELNERRQTVEAHVNENVAWAEQLRARTEAQARRLMDESRAEAEQALNAARAEAARVAEETRRRLAADAEAARAEAEATLLRARKEAERLLTAASAQAQEATEHAERLRSSTTAEAEQTRRQTLDLGRVAEQRVQEAEGALREARTEAERVLAEAKESAARQLASAESVNEQRTRTAKEQVARLVGEATKEAEALKAEAEQVLADARADVERQRAEAAEQARAAAAEDTAAQLAKAARTAEDILTKASEDARATTRAASEEAERIRREAEAEAERLRAQAADAAAELKGAAKDDTEEYRARTVELQAEARRLRGEAEQLRAEAVAEGERIRGEARREAVQQIEEAAKTAEELLGKAKADADELRSGAAAESERVRAEAVERATTLRRQAEETLERTRAEAERLRSEAEEQAEAVRAEADAAAAARREETEQALAAKRNEAEAELSRLHGEAETRLATAEQTLRDARGAAEGIRRETAEEADRLRAEAAERIRTLQAQSEAEADRLRTEAAEDAGRVRAEAEQAAVRLRSEAETEAERVRSEAQETADRLRAEAKAAAERVAEEAAEALAAAREEAARRRREAEETLASARTDAESERAQAREQSEELLAAARKRSEEAQAEAARLTEEAERRAAELVAAAEATAQQVRDAVAGLHEQAEEEIAGLRSAAEHAAERTRTEAEEEAARVRSDAYDERERATEDANRIRTEARNETDAAKALAERTVADAIAEAEQLRSDTAEYAQRVRTEASDALSAAERDAARTRADARDDANRIRGEAGEALEASRAEGAQVVADATAEAERLTAETRAANEATVAEAAAEAERLTAEAAEAAEATRTEAAATLDEARTEAGRLRTEAAEQADRLVTEAVSEAERLTEETRAANEAALAAAEAKAEKLTRQAADTMAAAERDAARVLVDARNEGDRLVDEVRAANELTIGEAAEEAERLRTEAAQALDDARAEGGRIIGEATAEAERLTVAANETLAAAEREAEQTLDEARAEAGRLRTEAAEQADRLVTEASAEADRLTAQTRRDNERTVGEAAAEAERLRAEASEALSSAQEHAARTRAEAERVRTEAAAEAERTRTEAREESDRLLDEAREEAGKRRTEAAEQVDRLITEAAAEAEQLAADAKAKAVAATAAAEEQADAMVDAARKEAARITSEATVEGNSLVEKARTDADELLVGARSDAAAIRERAEELRSRVESEIEELHERARRETAEQMKSAGERVDKLVRAATEQSVEAENKAKTMLSDASSEAGKVRIAAVRKAETLLKEAEQKKAELAREAEAALAEAKAEAERIVEEGRRELEVLVRRREDIQAEISRVQDVLEALESFEAPSGGKASVVSQGPGGVKAGAAAGSSRSGGKSSDG, encoded by the coding sequence GTGCGGGGCTACGAAAGCCAGGAGAGCCTTCAGGCTGAGGCCGATCACCTCTCGCTCTTCGAAGCGGAGATGGAGCGGCTGAAGAAGGAGCGCGGAAAGGCCGTCCAGCACGCCGAGGACCTCGGCTACCAGGTCGAGGTCCTCCGCGCGAAGCTGCACGAGGTGCGGCGGGCCCTCGCGTCCCGCCCCGCGTACGACGGCCAGGACATCGGCTACCAGGCCGAACGGCTGCTGCGCGACGCCCAGGTGCAGGCCGACCAGATGCGCTCGGACGCCGAGCGCGAGCTGCGCGACGCCCGGGCGCAGACCCAGCGCATCCTCCAGGAGCACGCCGAGCACCAGGCGCGCCTCCAGGCCGAGCTGCACGCCGAGGCCGTCAACCGCCGCCAGCGGCTCGACCAGGAGCTCAACGAGCGCCGCCAGACCGTCGAGGCGCACGTCAACGAGAACGTGGCCTGGGCCGAGCAGCTGCGCGCCCGTACCGAGGCGCAGGCACGCCGGCTCATGGACGAGTCCCGCGCCGAGGCCGAGCAGGCCCTGAACGCCGCCCGCGCCGAGGCCGCCCGGGTCGCCGAGGAGACCCGCCGCCGGCTCGCCGCCGACGCCGAGGCGGCCCGCGCCGAGGCGGAGGCGACGCTGCTGCGCGCCCGCAAGGAGGCCGAGCGGCTGCTGACCGCCGCGTCGGCGCAGGCCCAGGAGGCCACCGAGCACGCGGAGCGGCTGCGGTCGTCGACCACCGCGGAGGCCGAGCAGACCCGCCGGCAGACCCTGGACCTCGGCCGGGTGGCCGAGCAGCGCGTCCAGGAGGCCGAGGGCGCCCTGCGCGAGGCCCGCACCGAGGCCGAACGGGTCCTCGCGGAGGCCAAGGAGAGCGCCGCCCGGCAGCTCGCCTCGGCGGAGTCCGTCAACGAGCAGCGCACCCGCACCGCCAAGGAGCAGGTCGCCCGGCTGGTCGGCGAGGCCACCAAGGAGGCCGAGGCGCTCAAGGCGGAGGCCGAGCAGGTCCTCGCGGACGCCCGGGCCGACGTGGAGCGGCAGCGCGCCGAGGCCGCCGAGCAGGCCCGCGCCGCCGCGGCCGAGGACACCGCCGCACAGCTCGCGAAGGCCGCCCGCACCGCCGAGGACATCCTGACGAAGGCCTCGGAGGACGCCCGCGCCACCACCCGCGCCGCGTCCGAGGAGGCGGAGCGGATCCGCCGCGAGGCCGAGGCGGAGGCCGAGCGGCTGCGCGCCCAGGCGGCGGACGCGGCCGCGGAGCTCAAGGGCGCCGCGAAGGACGACACCGAGGAGTACCGGGCCCGCACCGTCGAACTCCAGGCGGAGGCGCGGCGGCTGCGCGGCGAGGCCGAGCAGCTGCGCGCCGAGGCCGTCGCCGAGGGCGAGCGGATCCGCGGCGAGGCCCGCCGCGAGGCCGTCCAGCAGATCGAGGAGGCGGCGAAGACCGCCGAGGAGCTGCTCGGCAAGGCCAAGGCCGACGCGGACGAGCTGCGCTCCGGCGCCGCCGCCGAGAGCGAGCGGGTGCGCGCGGAGGCCGTCGAGCGGGCCACCACGCTGCGCCGGCAGGCCGAGGAGACCCTGGAGCGCACCCGCGCGGAGGCCGAGCGGCTGCGCTCGGAGGCCGAGGAGCAGGCCGAGGCCGTCCGCGCCGAGGCGGACGCCGCGGCCGCGGCCCGCCGCGAGGAGACCGAGCAGGCCCTCGCCGCGAAGCGGAACGAGGCCGAGGCGGAGCTGTCCCGGCTGCACGGCGAGGCGGAGACCCGGCTGGCGACGGCCGAGCAGACACTGCGCGACGCCCGCGGCGCCGCGGAAGGCATCCGCCGCGAGACCGCCGAGGAGGCCGACCGGCTCCGCGCCGAGGCCGCAGAGCGGATCCGCACCCTCCAGGCCCAGTCGGAGGCGGAGGCGGACCGGCTGCGCACGGAGGCCGCCGAGGACGCGGGCCGGGTCCGCGCCGAGGCCGAGCAGGCGGCCGTACGGCTGCGCAGCGAGGCCGAGACCGAGGCCGAGCGGGTGCGTTCGGAGGCCCAGGAGACCGCGGACCGGCTGCGCGCGGAGGCGAAGGCCGCTGCCGAGCGGGTCGCCGAGGAGGCCGCGGAGGCGCTGGCCGCCGCCCGGGAGGAAGCGGCCCGGCGGCGCCGGGAGGCGGAGGAGACCCTCGCGTCGGCGCGGACCGACGCGGAGAGCGAGCGCGCCCAGGCCCGCGAGCAGAGCGAGGAGCTGCTCGCCGCGGCCCGCAAGCGCTCGGAGGAGGCGCAGGCCGAGGCGGCCCGCCTGACCGAGGAGGCCGAACGGCGCGCCGCGGAGCTGGTCGCGGCGGCCGAGGCCACCGCCCAGCAGGTACGCGACGCCGTGGCCGGGCTGCACGAGCAGGCCGAGGAGGAGATCGCCGGGCTGCGCAGCGCCGCCGAGCACGCGGCGGAGCGTACGCGGACGGAGGCCGAGGAGGAGGCCGCCCGGGTCCGTTCGGACGCGTACGACGAGCGGGAGCGCGCCACCGAGGACGCCAACCGCATCCGCACCGAGGCGCGGAACGAGACGGACGCGGCGAAGGCGCTCGCCGAGCGGACGGTCGCGGACGCGATCGCCGAGGCGGAGCAGCTGCGCAGCGACACCGCCGAGTACGCCCAGCGGGTGCGTACGGAGGCCAGCGACGCGCTCTCGGCGGCCGAGCGGGACGCCGCCCGCACCCGGGCCGACGCCCGCGACGACGCCAACCGCATCCGCGGCGAGGCCGGGGAGGCACTGGAGGCCTCGCGCGCCGAGGGCGCGCAGGTCGTCGCGGACGCGACGGCGGAGGCCGAGCGGCTCACCGCGGAGACCCGCGCGGCCAACGAGGCCACCGTGGCGGAGGCGGCGGCGGAGGCGGAGCGGCTCACGGCCGAGGCCGCGGAGGCCGCCGAGGCCACGCGCACCGAGGCCGCGGCCACCCTGGACGAGGCACGCACGGAGGCGGGCCGGCTGCGCACCGAGGCCGCCGAGCAGGCGGACCGGCTCGTCACCGAGGCCGTCTCCGAGGCGGAGCGGCTCACGGAGGAGACGCGCGCCGCGAACGAGGCGGCGCTCGCCGCCGCGGAGGCGAAGGCCGAGAAGCTCACCCGGCAGGCCGCCGACACGATGGCGGCCGCCGAGCGGGACGCCGCCCGCGTCCTGGTGGACGCCCGCAACGAGGGCGACCGCCTGGTCGACGAGGTGCGCGCGGCGAACGAGCTGACGATCGGCGAGGCGGCCGAGGAGGCCGAGCGGCTGCGCACCGAGGCGGCGCAGGCCCTCGACGACGCCCGTGCCGAGGGCGGCCGGATCATCGGCGAGGCCACCGCGGAGGCGGAGCGCCTCACCGTCGCGGCGAACGAGACGCTCGCCGCGGCCGAGCGCGAGGCGGAGCAGACCCTCGACGAGGCGCGCGCGGAGGCGGGCCGGCTGCGCACCGAGGCCGCCGAGCAGGCGGACCGGCTCGTCACCGAGGCGTCCGCGGAGGCCGACAGGCTCACCGCGCAGACGCGCCGGGACAACGAGCGCACCGTCGGCGAGGCCGCGGCGGAGGCCGAGCGGCTGCGCGCCGAGGCGTCGGAGGCGCTGTCGTCGGCGCAGGAGCACGCCGCCCGCACCCGGGCGGAGGCCGAACGGGTCCGGACGGAGGCGGCCGCCGAGGCGGAGCGCACCCGCACGGAGGCCCGCGAGGAGTCCGACCGGCTGCTGGACGAGGCGCGCGAGGAGGCCGGCAAGCGGCGTACCGAGGCCGCGGAGCAGGTGGACCGGCTCATCACCGAGGCGGCGGCGGAGGCGGAGCAGCTCGCCGCGGACGCGAAGGCGAAGGCCGTGGCGGCGACGGCGGCCGCGGAGGAGCAGGCCGACGCGATGGTCGACGCCGCCCGCAAGGAGGCGGCCCGGATCACGTCGGAGGCGACCGTCGAGGGCAACTCGCTGGTCGAGAAGGCCCGTACGGACGCGGACGAGCTGCTGGTCGGCGCGCGGTCGGACGCCGCCGCCATAAGGGAGCGGGCGGAGGAGCTGCGCAGCCGCGTCGAGAGCGAGATCGAGGAGCTGCACGAGCGCGCCCGCCGGGAGACGGCCGAGCAGATGAAGTCGGCCGGCGAGCGCGTCGACAAGCTGGTCCGCGCGGCGACGGAGCAGAGCGTCGAGGCCGAGAACAAGGCCAAGACCATGCTGTCGGACGCGAGCAGCGAGGCGGGCAAGGTGCGCATCGCGGCGGTCCGCAAGGCGGAGACGCTGCTGAAGGAGGCGGAGCAGAAGAAGGCCGAGCTGGCCCGCGAGGCGGAGGCCGCGCTCGCCGAGGCGAAGGCGGAGGCCGAGCGGATCGTGGAGGAGGGCCGGCGCGAGCTGGAGGTGCTGGTGCGCCGCCGCGAGGACATCCAGGCGGAGATCTCCCGTGTCCAGGACGTTCTTGAGGCGTTGGAGTCTTTCGAGGCGCCTTCGGGCGGCAAGGCCTCGGTGGTCTCACAGGGCCCGGGGGGCGTGAAGGCCGGAGCTGCGGCGGGGTCGTCCCGCTCGGGGGGCAAGTCCTCGGACGGGTGA
- the mce gene encoding methylmalonyl-CoA epimerase — protein sequence MLTRIDHIGIACFDLDKTVEFYRATYGFEVFHTEVNEEQGVREAMLRINGTSDGGASYIQLLEPVREDSTVAKWLAKNGEGVHHIAFGTEDVHGDSEAIRGKGVRVLYDAPRTGSMGSSITFLHPKDCHGVLTELVTSNPQH from the coding sequence ATGCTGACAAGAATCGACCACATCGGGATCGCCTGCTTCGACCTGGACAAGACCGTCGAGTTCTACCGTGCCACGTACGGCTTCGAGGTGTTCCACACCGAGGTCAACGAGGAGCAGGGTGTCCGCGAGGCCATGCTCCGGATCAACGGCACCTCGGACGGCGGCGCCTCGTACATCCAGCTCCTCGAACCCGTGCGCGAGGACTCGACCGTGGCCAAGTGGCTGGCCAAGAACGGCGAGGGCGTCCACCACATCGCCTTCGGCACCGAGGACGTCCACGGCGACTCGGAGGCCATCCGCGGCAAGGGCGTCCGGGTCCTCTACGACGCCCCCCGCACCGGCTCCATGGGGTCCTCCATCACCTTCCTCCACCCCAAGGACTGCCACGGCGTCCTGACCGAACTGGTCACCTCCAACCCGCAGCACTGA
- a CDS encoding AIM24 family protein — MPFREINSKMVEAQIVPGQTLYSQRGAMLAYRGSVSFTPSITGGQGGVMSMIGRRVANEQTPLMTVEGSGTVMFGHGGHHVQVVNLTGETLYVEADRLLAFDGTLQQGTMFMGSQGGVMGMVRGQVTGQGLFTTTLKGHGSVAVMAHGGVIELPITPNRPVHVDPQAYVAHHGDVRNKLSTALGWRDMVGRGSGEAFQLELSGQGAVYVQASEEKL; from the coding sequence ATGCCGTTCCGCGAGATCAACTCCAAGATGGTCGAGGCGCAGATCGTGCCGGGGCAGACCCTGTACAGCCAGCGGGGCGCGATGCTCGCCTACCGCGGCAGCGTGTCGTTCACGCCGAGCATCACCGGCGGCCAGGGCGGCGTCATGAGCATGATCGGCCGGCGCGTGGCGAACGAGCAGACGCCGCTGATGACGGTGGAGGGCAGCGGGACGGTGATGTTCGGCCACGGCGGCCACCACGTCCAGGTCGTCAACCTCACCGGCGAGACGCTGTACGTCGAGGCGGACCGGCTGCTGGCCTTCGACGGCACCCTCCAGCAGGGCACGATGTTCATGGGCTCGCAGGGCGGTGTCATGGGCATGGTGCGCGGCCAGGTGACCGGGCAGGGCCTGTTCACCACCACCCTCAAGGGGCACGGCTCGGTGGCCGTGATGGCGCACGGCGGGGTGATCGAGCTCCCCATCACCCCGAACCGCCCGGTCCACGTGGACCCGCAGGCGTACGTGGCCCACCACGGGGACGTCAGGAACAAGCTCTCCACCGCGCTCGGGTGGCGCGACATGGTGGGGCGCGGCTCGGGCGAGGCGTTCCAGCTGGAGCTGTCGGGCCAGGGTGCGGTGTACGTGCAGGCCTCGGAGGAGAAGCTGTGA
- a CDS encoding MarR family winged helix-turn-helix transcriptional regulator gives METETAPLPQTPSGGTPWLTDAEQCTWRTHLDVSRLLMHQLEKDLQPFGLTINDYEILVNLSESEDHRMRMSDLATSTLQSKSRLSHQITRMEAAGLVVRVNCESDRRGLYAVLTDEGMELMRKVAPHHVASVRRHFIDLLPPEALAALRSSLEPVAAHLRDQRGKG, from the coding sequence ATGGAGACCGAGACGGCCCCCCTCCCCCAGACTCCGTCCGGGGGGACCCCCTGGCTTACCGACGCCGAGCAGTGCACCTGGCGGACCCACCTGGACGTGAGCAGGCTGCTGATGCACCAGCTGGAAAAGGATCTCCAGCCCTTCGGACTCACCATCAACGACTACGAGATCCTGGTGAACCTCTCGGAGTCCGAGGACCACCGGATGCGGATGAGCGACCTCGCCACGTCGACGCTCCAGTCCAAGAGCCGGCTGTCCCACCAGATCACGCGCATGGAGGCGGCCGGCCTGGTCGTCCGCGTGAACTGCGAGTCCGACCGCAGGGGGCTGTACGCCGTCCTGACCGACGAGGGCATGGAGCTCATGCGGAAGGTCGCCCCGCACCACGTGGCGTCCGTCCGCCGGCACTTCATCGACCTGCTGCCGCCGGAGGCCCTGGCGGCGCTGCGGTCCTCGCTGGAGCCCGTCGCGGCGCACCTGCGGGACCAGCGCGGCAAGGGCTGA
- a CDS encoding AIM24 family protein, whose product MNFGPVTGGPGGPAVFDPYSLPSDDNVNPYTFCVELKGSQWLLQKGKMIAYYGRIEFDGVGHGRFDRLLRTSFHSPLHAGDWVVAEGQGKMLLADRAYDVNSYDLDDGNLTIRAGNLLAYQPSLALKQSIVPGFLTLIGTGKFVAASNGPVVFMEPPLRVDPQALVGWADCPSPCHHYDHGYMSGVLGGIRSLTGIGGSSGEEHQFEFVGAGTVLLQSSEALMAERPVGTVGAEPGVPGAGAGHGGHGGQGPLGQLGVRMPGQLGDFQRRLGL is encoded by the coding sequence GTGAACTTTGGCCCCGTGACCGGAGGGCCGGGCGGCCCGGCGGTCTTCGACCCGTACTCGCTACCGTCCGACGACAACGTGAACCCGTACACCTTCTGCGTGGAGCTCAAGGGCAGCCAGTGGCTGCTGCAGAAGGGCAAGATGATCGCGTACTACGGCCGGATCGAGTTCGACGGCGTCGGGCACGGCCGCTTCGACCGGCTGCTGCGCACCAGCTTCCACTCGCCGCTGCACGCCGGTGACTGGGTGGTCGCCGAGGGCCAGGGCAAGATGCTGCTGGCCGACCGCGCCTACGACGTGAACTCGTACGACCTCGACGACGGCAACCTGACGATCCGGGCCGGGAACCTGCTGGCCTACCAGCCGTCCCTGGCACTGAAGCAGTCGATCGTCCCGGGCTTCCTGACGCTGATCGGAACCGGGAAGTTCGTTGCGGCGTCCAACGGTCCGGTGGTCTTCATGGAGCCGCCGCTGCGCGTGGACCCGCAGGCCCTGGTCGGGTGGGCGGACTGCCCCTCACCCTGTCACCATTACGACCACGGGTACATGTCGGGCGTACTGGGCGGAATCCGTTCGCTCACCGGCATCGGCGGATCCTCGGGCGAGGAGCACCAGTTCGAGTTCGTCGGGGCCGGGACGGTGCTCCTGCAGTCTTCGGAGGCGCTGATGGCGGAGCGGCCGGTCGGCACGGTCGGCGCGGAACCGGGCGTTCCCGGGGCCGGCGCGGGCCATGGCGGACACGGCGGCCAGGGCCCGCTGGGCCAGCTCGGCGTGCGCATGCCGGGTCAGCTGGGCGATTTCCAGCGGCGCCTGGGGCTGTGA
- a CDS encoding AIM24 family protein: MAQFRLQGSKVLAVDLTGDAVKAKNGSMVAYDGQMAFKKMTGGGEGLRGMVTRRLTGEQMTVMEVQGHGTCFFADRASEINLVSLHGEKLYVESSNLLCTDAGLRTGTTFTGLRGGATGNGLFTTTVEGTGQAAIMSDGPAVVLRVSGQYPLSVDPGAYIAHTGDLRQSFQSGVTFRTLIGEGSGEAFQIRFEGEGLVYVQPSERNTVGGDI, encoded by the coding sequence GTGGCTCAGTTCCGACTCCAAGGCAGCAAGGTGCTCGCCGTCGACCTGACCGGGGATGCCGTGAAAGCGAAGAACGGCTCCATGGTTGCGTACGACGGCCAGATGGCCTTCAAGAAGATGACAGGCGGCGGCGAAGGCCTTCGCGGCATGGTGACGCGCCGGCTGACCGGCGAGCAGATGACGGTGATGGAGGTACAGGGGCACGGCACGTGCTTCTTCGCCGACCGCGCGAGCGAGATCAACCTGGTCAGCCTGCACGGCGAGAAGCTGTACGTCGAGTCCAGCAACCTCCTGTGCACCGACGCCGGCCTGCGCACCGGCACCACCTTCACCGGCCTGCGCGGCGGGGCGACGGGCAACGGCCTGTTCACCACGACCGTCGAGGGCACCGGGCAGGCGGCGATCATGTCGGACGGCCCGGCGGTGGTGCTGCGCGTCAGCGGCCAGTACCCGCTGTCCGTCGACCCGGGGGCGTACATCGCGCACACGGGCGACCTGCGGCAGTCGTTCCAGTCGGGGGTGACCTTCCGCACGCTGATCGGCGAGGGCTCCGGCGAGGCGTTCCAGATCCGTTTCGAGGGCGAGGGCCTGGTGTACGTGCAGCCCAGCGAGCGCAACACCGTCGGGGGCGACATCTGA